From one Eucalyptus grandis isolate ANBG69807.140 chromosome 9, ASM1654582v1, whole genome shotgun sequence genomic stretch:
- the LOC104419950 gene encoding transmembrane protein 87B, with product MDFAYFPSRLAALCSLLFLILPLRSADASIHVYDRQAFKEVGNSYLLSGGSEGIAAAAAASDAASSVRDGRSFIRFKNITFWRTEDAVGENSDDEQTTGLVQVIIFEAADRNNIGGSAYGGQRSICCTPDLAKLEGCKQGEIIRIPSATDAKWPIVLKVEFKGSSLSAIMPDDEVQISRTGMYNLFFITCDPKLKDLVMSGTTLWKNPDGYLPGRMAPYLKFYVFMSVAYAMLSLIWFSQYARFWNDVLQLQHCIASVIILGLFQMIFWYFDYANFNNTGMRPVTLTTWVVTIGALKTTISRLLILCVSMGYGVVRPTLGGLTSKVLLLGITYFLASELLDITEYVGTINDISGRARLFLVLPDAFLDSFLILWIFNSLSKTLEQLQAKRSSVKLDIYRKFSNALAVAVFASVAWIGYEVYFKATDPFNERWQSAWIITAFWDILALALLCVICYLWAPSQSSQRYAYSERAGDESDDEEAVSLTRGKPEGDLSLVKLEKREKDDESNGTFDPEDESEEGKRE from the exons ATGGATTTCGCCTACTTCCCGAGCCGCCTCGCTGCGCTCTGCTCATTGCTCTTCTTGATCCTCCCGTTGCGGAGCGCGGACGCTTCGATCCACGTCTACGACCGGCAGGCCTTCAAAGAGGTCGGCAATTCTTACCTCCTCTCCGGCGGCAGCGAAggcatcgccgccgccgccgccgcctccgacGCGGCCTCCTCCGTGCGCGATGGCCGCTCCTTCATCAG GTTTAAGAATATCACTTTCTGGAGAACTGAGGATGCTGTTGGTGAGAATTCAGATGATGAGCAGACTACAGGACTTGTACAAGTCATTATTTTTGAGGCGGCAGATCGTAACAATATTGGTGGTTCTGCATATGGTGGGCAGAGGTCTATTTGTTGCACCCCTGATCTtgccaagttggaagggtgcaAGCAGGGTGAAATTATTAGGATACCTTCTGCTACGGATGCCAAATGGCCTATTGTTCTAAAGGTGGAGTTCAAAGGGAGCTCACTATCTGCAATTATGCCTGATGATGAAGTTCAGATCAGCAGGACAGGAATGTATAATTTATTCTTCATAACATGTGATCCTAAACTTAAGGACCTTGTGATGAGTGGGACAACCTTATGGAAAAACCCTGATGGTTATTTACCCGGTAGGATGGCCCCATATTTGAAGTTCTACGTGTTTATGTCGGTTGCGTATGCAATGCTCAGTCTCATTTGGTTCTCTCAATACGCAAGGTTCTGGAATGATGTATTGCAACTTCAGCATTGTATTGCCAGCGTCATCATTCTTGGATTGTTCCAGATGATTTTTTGGTACTTCGACTATGCAAATTTCAACAATACAGGGATGAGGCCAGTCACACTCACAACTTGGGTTGTGACGATTGGAGCTCTAAAAACAACGATTTCTCGCCTTCTTATTCTTTGTGTTTCAATGGGGTATGGTGTTGTGCGTCCTACACTCGGTGGTCTTACCTCAAAGGTGCTACTTCTTGGTATAACTTATTTTTTGGCGTCTGAATTGCTGGATATCACCGAGTATGTGGGTACTATTAATGACATTTCTGGAAGAGCGAGACTGTTTCTAGTCCTACCTGATGCTTTTCTGGACTCATTCTTAATCTTATGGATAttcaattctctttcaaaaacattagagcagtTGCAG GCCAAGAGGAGTTCTGTTAAGTTGGATATATATAGGAAGTTTTCCAATGCTTTGGCAGTGGCAGTGTTTGCTTCAGTTGCTTGGATAGGGTATGAG GTTTACTTCAAAGCAACAGATCCATTTAATGAGCGATGGCAAAGTGCTTGGATCATCACTGCTTTCTGGGACATTCTTGCACTTGCACTGCTCTGCGTCATCTGCTATCTCTGGGCCCCATCCCAGAGCTCCCAGCG GTACGCCTACTCAGAGCGAGCTGGAGACGAAtcagatgatgaagaagctgtGTCGCTTACCAGGGGAAAGCCTGAGGGAGATCTCAGCTTAGTAAAGctggagaaaagagagaaggatgACGAAAGTAACGGTACTTTTGATCCTGAAGATGAATCGGAAGAGGGTAAGAGGGAATGA
- the LOC104419949 gene encoding partner of Y14 and mago encodes MGSSSRGEDQSNEMAELSKTLKEGERLLAPSRRPDGTYRKPIRIRAGYVPQEEVAIYQSRGALWKKEIASQEPPGYDPSLDAKPKTKAAKRNERKKEKRLQAALDKGKNVEADVAGSIDEEERHPNEVSSHGQESVKPLTTQMNELTVSANSAGTISSSDPQEGTNVSCPSQEIDKRIRALKKKIRLAEGQNQKTPQKDLKPEQSEKLTKVEAWRQELKLLEDKKAELVTS; translated from the exons ATGGGAAGTAGCAGTAGAGGGGAAGATCAGTCGAACGAGATGGCGGAGCTGAGCAAAACCCTAAAGGAAGGCGAGCGGCTCCTCGCCCCCAGCCGGCGCCCCGACGGCACCTACCGGAAGCCCATCCGCATCCGCGCCGGCTACGTCCCCCAAGAGGAAGTCGCCATTTACCAATCCAGAGGTGCTCTG TGGAAGAAGGAGATCGCTTCACAGGAGCCTCCAGGCTATGACCCATCATTGGATGCAAAGCCTAAAACAAAGGCTGCAAAGAGGAacgagagaaaaaaggaaaagcggCTACAG GCTGCTCTTGATAAAGGTAAAAATGTAGAAGCAGATGTAGCTGGGAGCATTGATGAAGAGGAAAGACATCCTAATGAAGTCTCCAGTCATGGACAAGAATCTGTTAAACCGCTGACAACTCAGATGAATGAGCTCACTGTATCTGCAAATTCTGCCGGAACCATCTCTTCCTCGGATCCACAGGAGGGAACTAATGTCAGCTGCCCAAGTCAAGAAATTGATAAAAGAATTCGAGCACTTAAGAAGAAG ATTCGATTAGCAGAAGGTCAAAATCAGAAAACCCCACAGAAAGATTTGAAGCCAGAGCAATCGGAGAAATTGACAAAGGTAGAAGCTTGGCGGCAGGAGCTAAAGCTTCTTGAGGATAAGAAGGCTGAATTGGTGACGTCGTGA
- the LOC104420860 gene encoding GATA transcription factor 27-like has translation MVKQGPCYHCGVRETPLWRHGPTEKPVLCNACGSRWRLKGSLDDYVPKRYRAVVRKRRFQNIRDVHEEERIVHTGEVALGDLNLTESFASNKNKSSPESITSEFHQLIKLKAVAASKYSDMLDVNQVPPVKSSFTHIESLQKELYEMYIDQQCASTVAASELIYDNLNRGLKLDNEIGLGVVMLNAPIVAKVEKSGSSPFLWKKNVLALPAEAKGEVFLKLNSIDSSQGVATPQAPADPKCTFQERYKSVGEVSLLRSPFALGGDLPRRVRTAGIKSFVNICWKLIYIR, from the exons AAACTCCTCTTTGGAGACATGGTCCAACGGAGAAACCAGTGTTATGCAATGCCTGTGGATCGAGGTGGAGGCTAAAGGGATCACTTGATGATTATGTTCCCAAGCGCTACCGTGCAGTTGTTAGAAAACGTAGATTCCAAAATATCAGAGATGTCCATGAAGAGGAGAGGATCGTGCATACTGGAGAGGTCGCATTAGGTGATCTCAACCTTACTGAATCATTTGCTTCCAATAAGAATAAATCCAGTCCTGAGTCAATAACATCTGAATTCCATCAACTCATCAAGTTGAAAGCTGTTGCTGCAAGCAAATATTCAG ACATGCTAGACGTCAATCAAGTTCCGCCAGTAAAGAGCAGCTTCACACACATCGAAAGTCTTCAAAAGGAACTTTATGAAATGTATATTGATCAACAATGTGCTTCCACCGTTGCAGCTTCAGAGCTCATCTATGATAATCTTAATCGTGGCCTAAAACTTGACAATGAGATAGGGCTAGGAGTTGTGATGCTTAACGCACCAATAGTTGCCAAGGTGGAAAAATCTGGATCATCTccttttttgtggaaaaagaatGTTTTAGCCTTACCTGCCGAAGCCAAAGGAGAAGTCTTCTTAAA ATTGAACAGCATAGATAGCAGTCAGGGTGTTGCTACTCCACAAGCACCAGCAGATCCAAAG TGTACATTTCAGGAGAGGTATAAATCTGTTGGGGAAGTATCTCTACTCCGTTCACCTTTTGCGCTTGGAGGAGACTTGCCACGACGTGTCCGTACAGCTGGTATAAAGTCTTTTGTCAATATCTGTTGGAAACTAATTTATATTAGATGA
- the LOC104419948 gene encoding mRNA turnover protein 4 homolog, whose amino-acid sequence MPKSKRNRAVTLSKTKKKGKEQKQSLVDAIREAVEHYSSIYVFSFENMRNLKFKEFREQLKSSSRFFLGSNKVMQVALGRSVGDELRPGIRKVSKVLRGNTGLFLTNLPKEEVLRLFNEFEEYDFARTGSNAAEKVELKEGPLVEFTHEMEPFLRKQGMPVRLNKGVVELVSDFVVCEEGKPLSPESARILRLLGIKMATFRLHLICRWSPEDFELYAEGMDDSDVESS is encoded by the exons ATGCCGAAGTCTAAACGGAACAGAGCAG TTACACTGTCAAAgacaaagaagaagggaaaggagCAGAAGCAATCGCTTGTAGATGCTATCAGGGAAGCTGTGGAGCACTATAGCtcaatttatgttttttccttTGAGAACATGAGAAATCTGAAGTTTAAAGAGTTCAGGGAGCAACTCAAATCTTCAAGCAG ATTTTTTCTTGGTTCAAACAAAGTCATGCAAGTTGCTTTGGGTAGATCAGTTGGAGATGAGTTGAGACCAGGCATCCGCAAAGTCTCTAAG GTCTTGCGTGGAAATACTGGGCTTTTTCTCACTAATTTGCCAAAAGAAGAGGTTTTGag ATTATTCAATGAATTCGAAGAATATGATTTTGCGAGGACAGGAAGCAACGCAGCAGAGAAG GTGGAGCTTAAGGAAGGTCCTCTGGTAGAGTTCACCCATGAGATGGAGCCCTTCCTACGCAAGCAAGGGATGCCTGTCCGGTTGAACAAAG GTGTGGTGGAGCTTGTTTCAGACTTTGTTGTTTGTGAAGAGGGAAAGCCGTTGTCACCCGAGTCAGCTCGGATACTG cGTCTGTTGGGGATCAAGATGGCTACCTTCCGGCTTCATTTGATATGCAGATGGAGTCCTGAGGATTTTGAACTCTATGCAGAAGGAATGGATGATTCTGATGTTGAATCTTCCTAG